TTGGTATTTTGCCACCCCCTCccaggaaaggaaattaacTCATGGGGCATGTATGCCACaccggttcggttttgtggAACTCTCCAAGATTAAAAATGACCATCATCTGGCTGGTTTTCAGAGTCGAGATCTTTGCTTTATTCTTGATgttcatgttgttgttgttttcttgtatTAATGTTGCATACATGTACTAATTGTCTCATTTGTTTCCTAACgattaaaatagttttgcaaaccttttttgttttcccgccGGGACACAGTGCCGGGAGACTTTATTAGTGGATTAATTTGTTTCACACCcacaccggcagcagcaaaatgtcaagtgtgtgtgtgtggtgtgtgtttgtatgttgctgtttgccgtgtgtggtgtgtgcaaTGCATGGAAAGAAACTAGTAGTAGCAATTATGTTTTACCATGCCTTAACAACTAATATTATCTGTTCTTGCATTTTCACACGCATTAACTTTTACACGATGCATGTGTTCCTTTCTCTCCCGTTGACGTAGTAGAATATTAAGAATTTGGGAACCACACAACAGTGAACGTGCCTCATTTATTCACGTAGAAGACCGTACTATTGCCgtaattttcttctcttttattGTTGCTTTCCTGCTGTGTTCCATACTTGCACGACAGAATCAGTGTATCAGTGTTTGGTTTCGGCATGTTTTATCGTGAGCAACGCGCATCTAGTTGGCCGAGACCACAATACGATCCGGCCTCCTTTTGCGCCTCTATGTACTGTGTAAAATGCTCCTCCTCTTGGCTGTTGCTAATTTTCTGTTCTTGTAGACTCCACGCACAGCAGTGCCTGATCGGCAACTAATGTGATGTCCGCGCGTACATCCTTACATTCCCAATCCGATCGTGCTGTGCGGCTTAGCAACTGCACACACTTACACGCATCTCAGCTGCGTGGATCTTTTTCTTGTCGTTTTATGCAGCTATTTTTGTAACAGCCCCGTGTGCTCGATCCTCCCTCGTCGAACGAAAAGTGAATACACCCACTAGAGCAAAATTCAGCGCTAGCGCCGCTTTTCGCAATCGGATTTTTCGTGTAGAAAAATGCACATCGTCGTGCATGGAGGAAATCATTCTGGTGAACCTAAATCCTCCCACCCAAAAATTCCCCCAAAACTGGCACTACACTTAAACaaagttgttttattacttATAAGGGGCATAATGCAGTACAAAAGATGTCGCCTTTCTCGATCTCGGTTCGTTTAGTTTTCGCTTCGATACATCGCAAACTTCCGGGGGTTCGGGTCGGCGTTAATTATTGACCCTGCTGttacaaaaagaagaaacaaatattgctCACCTCACTTCTGCTGTAAGTAATTTCCATTTGTGGAAGCAATCTcgcaaaaaatcaaaacaaaacactatcCTTCCCTTCTGCCTTTCTCGAGCATTACCGATAATGATTAAGCTTAACTTAGGAAAATTGTCAAATATGAATATGAAAGGGCGCAAGCGACCGTCCTTCTTTCTGGATCATTCAAACCTCATCTCAACGTGCTCGTTTTTCGTTGTGTTCGCGCACTCATTCAAGACACAACCACGCACACCCCACCGGGCGGGGCGTTATATTTACGCGGTTAGTTCTGCCCCCGCCGTTCTCTTATCATTGACTTCGCTTGGTGAGTGGTATTTTTCTTGCCTTTACTATCAGGAAGTGCAACCTTCGGCACGCTTGTTTATATTTATACTGATGTACGTTAGTGTTCTCTGTTTAGTTTCTGTGGTTTTGCAAATCatttcagcagcagcatatcaGAGCCCAGCGCAATTACAATCGTACAGTGTGTTCCTGTTTTATTACCAGAGCCTGTGGCTTGTGGtttcttttccagcagcgTTAACAACCGGGGAACGATAGTAAGAACGATGAAAACCTCGCTTAGTACACACATATTTAGAAGAATATTTCTCGCGCTTTGCAAAACCGAGAAGCAGAAGGCGTAGTTTCTAACGGTTTGAAAACGAAAGCGAGATCCATTTGGACAACAGGAAGGATTTGGGCGAGCGAACAAGTGAAAACTGGTCGtatattgcaaacaaatagTTTAAAATGAGCTACGAAAATCGTAATACCGATTGAAAACGGAGCCATAGTGGAACACggcttttcaaaatttaattttcatgaaACAACACGCTAAATGTGGACAGCAGAAACTATTAAATTGGGCGCCACACAGGGACGCCTAAAAACATCCACTACTGGCCCTTTTTAGCTCGCCCCCCTCCCTACCGTTCGTTAGCCCTTCTTACCTACcgggcacatacacacacatacacacatacgcattCAGACCAAGCTCAACGTCAACGGAGTAGAAAGATCCTGCGTCGGAAGCTTGCACCACCCAACATATAGTACTACCGAACTCTACACAGCACCCATGTGCTCTTGCATTGCATTTACCTTCCGGAGAACTTGAGCGGggttttcttcgtttgttttctttttttgcccacCCAACTTATttaagaaaatcaaaacacaaaccaacaaaacaaataaatcgaCTACCAGTGCTGGAGGGGCCAGGCATGTTGTGTGTTCGAGGGTGAATTgatatttgttccatttttcactatttgaTGGGGCCTGCCATTAACATTCTCTTGGTTGTGTTCACTCTACCCTACGCTGCATCCAGTTTAGAGAATAATCTCAATGCTTTTGCTCTGTTCTCGAATATATGAATACCACACACGCGATCCCTTATTCAgctgatgtgtttttttgtttgtttgtttactgttattattgctgctgctggcgttCTTTTCTGTGtagaagaataagaagaagGACGGGGTTgatggggggggaggggtggtttGGGGGGTTAGAgaaatcgcacacacacacacgcacacgcggtAATTAAAGCACTTGGCAgcatattttccacccaaaaatCCTTTTCTCCTCTCCTGAACACTGAATTCAGATATTACTTAACTTAACCTCTTCAAAGAAACACGTGTAAGATAGGCAAAACGCTGgttgggggagaaaaaaaaacatttcaaaaataattctaatattcattcatcaactttcactttcttcttcaCCTTTCCCTTGActccctctctccctctctctttctcactgtTCTCCTCTAGTTAGCTAGCatgagtgtgagtgtgtgtgtgtatgtgtaccgGCGCAAACATATGATCCGAAAGGGGGTCCTGATCACCACGACAAAGGGTGTGCTGCCCCGCGTTTAACCGAGCGACGGGAAGTCATGCTCATCGTCCACCTTCGGAGCGGCCGGTACATGCTGCTTGGCCGATCGCGGATTCGGTCTGCTGTACTTGTTGTTCATGCCGCCTTCGTAGTTCCGTTccggaccaccaccaccaccaccaccacccatcgGTGGTCGGTTGTTGCGCCGGTTGTAGTCTCGCTGTGGTCGGTCACCACCATCCGCAccgtcaccaccaccaccacctccaccgccgTAATGGTTGTATCTGCCACCACCGCCCTCGCCAGCATCCGCACCGCCCCGATAGTTGTCTCCGCCACCGTATTCACGTCTACCGCCCGGACCGCCTTCACGGCCCATACCGCGACCACCGCCGCCACCTCGTCCACCGCGTCCACCTCTCGGACGGCCCAATCCACCCCGACGGCTGTCGTTGAAATGGTACTCAATTTCCAGAAACTGCTTGTTTTTGCCACCGCctccgccgccaccaccacccgacGTAACCGGTTTGCTGTGAGTGTCATTGCCATCATCCTCCTCGCCACCATCTGCCCCAGCGCCTTTCTCAGCCTTTGCGTTCGATTTCCGGTCCAGCGCTACCATCTTATCCCATTGGCTCGAGTCTTCACCCTCACCGGCCTTCCGTAGGTTGTACTGTGGCTTCAGTCTAACGGCCGCCTTTTGTGCCTTCCATTCGTCCAGCGTCATTTCCTTCGCCTCGTCGTCCGATTTCGGTGCTCCGGTTCCTTCAGCGTTCGTCTCCTCCGCGCCATTGCTTACGTTCGTACGTTCCGCGTTTGCTTCCGCACTCGTGTCCGCATCCTGTGGCTGATAGTCCTGTTCCGGATTGTTCGAATACTCCTTCGCGTCCTGTTTCGAGCTGCCCCAGTTGTGCGACCCGGCACCGTCCCGCTTGTCGACTGCCTTGATTCCGGTTTTGTTCGAGCCCGATTGACGGTCCAGTTCACGCTTGCCGCGCCCATCGAACCGCTTcactccaccaccaccgccgttCTGCGCGTAAGGTTTTCGCTGTCCATCGCCATCGAAGTCGCGCGGCTTGCGCGGATACTTGTCCTcgttgccaccaccaccacccaccggtCCACCGTTCTTATTCGGACCGCGCGGGAACTTAGCCGCCGGATTAGTGCCTCGCTGGTTTTCCTGATTGCGGATGTTATCTTTCTGCGTTTCCTTGATACCTCGACGTTCGCCACCGCCGCTGCGCTGATTATGTAAATGATTGCCGGTTCCGTTCGTCTGTGCGTGCTTCGCGTCCGCGGCCGATTTATCCGGGTGCCGATTTTCCGTTCCCCGACCACCGGCCTTGTTCTCCTTTTCACCACTCTTCGCGTTCGATTTCGCCTGCTGCGATTGAgctgccggtgctgctgctgctgctgccgtagtggcaccaccaccactctgctgctgctgcggctgctgctgttgctgctttttctgctgcttctgTTTACTCTTCAGGATGGCCTCGATCGGATCGCCCGCATCGTCGTCGATGCAGAACAGATCGTAGCGATTCGCCACATTTATTCCGTAGGACGTGTTCTCCATCTCGCGTGCTACCACTCAGAAgacgaaagcgaaaaaacgCCGTCTCGGAAGCGGAAAAAGAACTGCGACCgatcacaccaacacaccgacGCACGGTCGCGTGCTGCTACACCACCACACACTCGTtctcgcgcgcgcgcgcgcacacacacacactcgcacacgcaGTGCTCTAGTAGGCGCGCAGAGAAGAAAACCGCGTGCCCGCCGTTTGATTGCTCGCACACGCGCTCACGCGCTCGCTGTTCAAATGCCGTGTGTGGCCGTGCGCTGTATTGGTGAGAAAGGAAccacagcacacaaaaaatggtCACAGGCCGGCAACAGGGGAGCGGGTGGGCTGGTGCGCTGATGGCCGCGTGAAGAACGGAGGATGGCTGCTTTACCCGAATCCGGTGCGGTCGGGGTCGGGTGTTCACACCAACTGCGCTCTTTTGGTTCTGTCTCGCTCTCTGGTTCACCTTCGATACACCATTGCCTCGTTCGCACACTCGGTGCTGTCCGATGGGACTGACTGCCTGACTGCCTTCTATTTTTCTCGTGCAAATGAATGGCAGAAATCGATCCACGAGCTCTGGACGGGGTTTGGCGTGATTCGAGGCTTAAATGTACGATAAAAACGCACCACACACTGCTGTTCGCAACGACTACTGCTGTACGCACAGTATGCTACGCCTTGTATTTCCGTGCGTGCACTTCACGTTTGCGTGTGGCTATTTTTCGCGTTCTCCAGCTTTAAACACACTACTTTTCCCACACTTTTTCGCAATCGCACATTTTCCGTCCGCTGAGatgtgagtttttttcttcttcactcCCTTCACTCGGTTGACATAATTGCTCTTCAAATGTCCTCTGCACCATGAAATGCGAGACGATCCCTCGAACAGACGCACGGGTGTGGCCGTTCCTTCGGAAAAATACCATGTGCGCACCAGTCAAGGTAGCTGCATCGCTGTTGCGCACGGTGCGAAATTCAAACATAATGTCAAACTTGAGGATATTTTTCGGTTCACAAAACGGATTTTAACTGCAGTGAGTGTGATGACAGATTTATTCTCttaattttaatcttttgTAATAATTCATAACCGTGAATTGATACCAAATAgagccaaaaatggcaacgAATAGCGATCGATTTTTACATAGCACGGTGTTTACATGAGCACCAGATGTATACAGGACTCTCGATTTGCTCTACACATCTTGATGTCAAATGTTCTTTGTTTATACAGGGGTTTTCAGGGCAAATATTCAAGAATGTGTAAATATCGCATGTTAAAATATACTCGATGCTCACAGCTTTGATATGTTTAGCTGTTTTAGATGTATTACGATTGTTACTAGTGATGTGCAGAACGACCCACACCTAGCGGGGTCGAAAGCGACTCGAAATAGTTCGGGtcgcaacgcaacgcaacaaaCAGTGGGTTCAACGATTCCGGTAGGTGCAAAAATCATAATCGAATTTGGGTCGAAAATGAGTCTAAATAAGTTCAACAGGTTCGATCCGAACTCGGTATACCTACTGGTAGGAGTCGCTTATATTTTCTTGCAACCATTGGATTTGTTAAACGTACTGAACCGACGGGCCGATTCCGTACCCATTACATCCACAGATTGGAACCGACTTCTCATGCCTGATCGATCCGTGAAATGAATCATGTGAGACTCATCACTTATTATACGCCGATTTTGACGCTTCAATTGACTGATTGATCTCTGATTAAAACACCCAACCCAGGTTGGGTACGAATTTACTTTCCCAAACAGAGTGATTCGACTGTAAATAGCAAATTTCAGAGATTTTGATAGTTGCAATGAAAACTACGAGATGATTAACGACTGAGGACGCTTCATAGATCACTAAAACGGAACCGTATCCTTCGTTGAAGcttgaaggatttttttacgGTAATTTCTGTTTGTTACAACCCGGTGATCCAGCTTCCAGCTGTGTTAAAGATACAATTGTTGCTGTAAGTACCATTTCAGCGTAATTCAACTCGGATCACAACACTATGCCTTCATGATGGAATTTCAAGGCAGAAAGAATCTCGAattaaactaataaaatattttgagaACCATGAATACGTTGCTGCTATGACTGCAAATACacaaatattgaaagaatGTAAACCTAAATGCCCGAAAATCTCTAAAGCCtcaaattttaaaacgcattttcgtttcattaaATTACAAAGTGTGTTAGTCCCTTGATTGATTACATCCCCATTGGCTGTGAAGCAATTGGCTAAAGCAAACGagcgaaatatttcacaactCCCAAAATGTCAACCCATATCGCGCAACGCACGAAATGCAATGAGTTTCTACCGAGCAAGACTAAAAATAGCGCCACCGTGTAAGGCAGCAGAGTGCACGATCTAATGACTATTTTTATCAGGCAAATATGCTGCCAGCATGCCACGCTTCTCGCGTTCTGCCACCAGATGCCGCCATGCTTTACGCAAGCAACGCGACCAGGTACGAACGCGAACCCATCCCACCACGTGAGCGTGCGTCTCCATTCGCCCGTCCCGGAACTCTACAACGCTACAACTGGAGTTTCGATTTTTGGAGATATGGAGATTGGAAAATCTACCCATGCACAGGATACGACTTTAAAGCgagatgtgtttgtttcattgtaCGCCATCGCACGAAACACTCAAGCGCACAACGACAAAGGGATATTACGTGAAGATGGCATTTTTTAGGGTTAAAGCTTGAACTCAACGTTCAACTCGTCCTTCCCTTGATGCTGGAGGTTGTAAAGCCCCCtacccccccacacacacacacacatgctttGCCGCTGAGCTTACCAAAGCGCTTTGGAAACTTCTCGTGTACCAAACAACGTGACGGTCCCGAAGGCAAGAATGTTCCACGGGacgaaatgtttgaaatattttgcccccgttttttttaaaacccgTTCGTACACGGTGGCCTGGGAGCAAAATTCATCTCACCCCAAGATCAATCACATTTCAGCACAGCAGGCAAGTAGCATGAAACCACCCTTATCACAATCAACGTTTCCCTTCCCCACCCCACCCCTGGTTCTTCTCCCGGTCAACTCAAGGAAAAGCGAGTAAGGAAACTCCCCActccataaaaaaataaataggaCACAAAACCGGACATTCCACACTATTATTGATACGCAGCAGAAAAAGGAGGCAGTGGTTAAAGGAAAGGTAGcacggtgtgttttttttttttcgttgttgtttaacCCTCCCGA
This region of Anopheles marshallii chromosome 2, idAnoMarsDA_429_01, whole genome shotgun sequence genomic DNA includes:
- the LOC128715738 gene encoding plasminogen activator inhibitor 1 RNA-binding protein-like; the protein is MENTSYGINVANRYDLFCIDDDAGDPIEAILKSKQKQQKKQQQQQPQQQQSGGGATTAAAAAAPAAQSQQAKSNAKSGEKENKAGGRGTENRHPDKSAADAKHAQTNGTGNHLHNQRSGGGERRGIKETQKDNIRNQENQRGTNPAAKFPRGPNKNGGPVGGGGGNEDKYPRKPRDFDGDGQRKPYAQNGGGGGVKRFDGRGKRELDRQSGSNKTGIKAVDKRDGAGSHNWGSSKQDAKEYSNNPEQDYQPQDADTSAEANAERTNVSNGAEETNAEGTGAPKSDDEAKEMTLDEWKAQKAAVRLKPQYNLRKAGEGEDSSQWDKMVALDRKSNAKAEKGAGADGGEEDDGNDTHSKPVTSGGGGGGGGGKNKQFLEIEYHFNDSRRGGLGRPRGGRGGRGGGGGRGMGREGGPGGRREYGGGDNYRGGADAGEGGGGRYNHYGGGGGGGGDGADGGDRPQRDYNRRNNRPPMGGGGGGGGPERNYEGGMNNKYSRPNPRSAKQHVPAAPKVDDEHDFPSLG